A single region of the Aeromicrobium chenweiae genome encodes:
- a CDS encoding non-heme iron oxygenase ferredoxin subunit, with translation MSFVEVAKLADVPDGGVLAVEVDGTEVALVRDGEDVYAVRDECSHASIPLSEGDVEGCEIECWLHGSRFDVRTGKPLNYPATEAVPTYSTQIEGETVMVDLSTPRS, from the coding sequence ATGAGCTTCGTCGAAGTGGCCAAGCTCGCGGACGTCCCCGACGGGGGCGTGCTCGCGGTCGAGGTCGACGGCACCGAGGTCGCCCTGGTCCGTGACGGCGAGGACGTGTACGCGGTGCGCGACGAGTGCTCGCACGCGTCGATCCCGCTGTCCGAGGGCGACGTCGAGGGCTGCGAGATCGAGTGCTGGCTGCACGGCTCGCGGTTCGACGTCCGTACCGGCAAGCCGCTGAACTACCCGGCCACCGAGGCCGTCCCCACCTATTCCACCCAGATCGAGGGAGAGACCGTGATGGTCGATCTCTCCACCCCCAGGAGCTGA
- a CDS encoding DUF2786 domain-containing protein — translation MSALIDVASRYAAVSPRAAAPRIAELIELGAVTDDPALDPAVLVVEEVVPRIATAWEHGWQPLDLVHATRRRSSAQTARWVTRAVLAEARRSRASERAPQSWTEQLDALASRRDGTEDALLPPRGQASVAEWTTALVALDFLRHLPGSHLIDAPPSQWGRQARPRSTAGPRRGDVHDKTLTRIRALLAKAESTEFDAEAEAFTAKAQDLMTRHAIDEAVVADESGQSVDVRAVRVLIHHPYAVEKAGLLDVIARANRTRAVWNDFASCMTLVGVPTDLDQVEMLFTSALVQATRAMTHAGNEPGAVGSDRSSGFRKAFLTAYALRIGARLTASAQEAAATYGSALVPVLQRQSEAVDAQFDHLFPHVTTGGRRTQFDARGWDAGTRAADEAVLPGGMVGS, via the coding sequence GTGTCGGCCCTGATCGACGTCGCCAGCAGGTACGCCGCGGTGTCCCCGCGGGCCGCCGCCCCGAGGATCGCCGAGCTCATCGAGCTGGGCGCAGTCACGGACGATCCGGCCCTCGACCCGGCGGTCCTCGTGGTCGAGGAGGTGGTGCCCCGGATCGCGACCGCGTGGGAGCACGGCTGGCAGCCCCTCGACCTCGTCCACGCCACCCGTCGCCGCTCGTCGGCCCAGACGGCCCGATGGGTCACGCGTGCGGTCCTGGCCGAGGCGCGCCGGTCGCGGGCGTCCGAACGGGCTCCGCAGTCCTGGACCGAGCAGCTCGACGCCCTGGCGTCCCGCCGTGACGGCACCGAGGACGCCCTGCTCCCACCCCGCGGGCAGGCGTCGGTTGCGGAGTGGACGACGGCGTTGGTCGCGCTGGACTTCCTTCGTCACCTGCCCGGCTCCCACCTGATCGATGCACCGCCCTCGCAGTGGGGACGCCAGGCGCGACCGCGCAGCACGGCAGGGCCCCGCCGCGGCGACGTGCACGACAAGACGCTCACCCGCATCCGCGCGCTGCTCGCCAAGGCCGAGTCCACCGAGTTCGACGCCGAGGCCGAGGCGTTCACCGCCAAGGCCCAGGACCTGATGACCCGGCACGCGATCGACGAGGCGGTCGTGGCCGACGAGTCCGGCCAGTCGGTCGACGTGCGGGCCGTACGGGTGCTGATCCACCACCCGTACGCGGTGGAGAAGGCCGGGCTCCTCGACGTCATCGCCCGGGCCAACCGCACCCGCGCTGTGTGGAACGACTTCGCCTCGTGCATGACCCTGGTGGGTGTGCCCACCGACCTCGACCAGGTCGAGATGCTGTTCACGTCGGCGCTCGTGCAGGCCACCAGGGCCATGACCCACGCGGGCAACGAGCCGGGCGCCGTCGGCAGCGACCGGTCCTCCGGGTTCCGCAAGGCGTTCCTGACCGCGTACGCGCTGCGCATCGGCGCCCGGCTGACCGCGTCGGCGCAGGAGGCGGCCGCCACGTACGGCAGCGCGCTCGTCCCGGTCCTGCAGCGGCAGTCCGAGGCGGTCGACGCGCAGTTCGACCATCTCTTCCCCCACGTGACGACGGGTGGGCGCCGCACCCAGTTCGACGCGCGGGGCTGGGACGCCGGCACGCGTGCCGCCGACGAGGCCGTCCTTCCAGGCGGAATGGTCGGTTCCTGA
- a CDS encoding ATP-dependent DNA ligase has translation MDLPVMPPIRPMLAKSVKGVPAADSVEGGLSYEPKWDGFRCIVFRDGDEVALASRSTKELTRYFPDVVAAILAETPERCVLDGEIFLAIDGRLDFDALSQRIHPAASRVTLLAEQTPASFVAFDLLALGDESFMEAPFSERRARLEEGLAPASAPVHVTRTTTDAAVAEEWFGIFEGAGLDGVVAKPLAKAYAPNGRQMLKIKHARTADVVVAGYRLHKTSTEERPLLGSLLLGLYADDGLLQHVGVAASFTEARRAELIEELAPLVVDSADHPWGAWQDPDAQASSRLPGGQSRWSGTKDLSFVTLRPDRVAEVGYEHMEGDRFRHTAQFKRWRPDRDPKSCTYEQLEEVAKYDLDEILT, from the coding sequence ATGGATCTCCCCGTGATGCCGCCGATCCGACCGATGCTGGCCAAGTCGGTCAAGGGCGTGCCGGCCGCGGACTCGGTCGAGGGCGGCCTGTCGTACGAGCCGAAGTGGGACGGGTTCCGCTGCATCGTGTTCCGCGACGGGGACGAGGTCGCGCTCGCGAGCCGCTCCACGAAGGAGCTGACCCGCTACTTCCCCGACGTCGTCGCCGCGATCCTGGCCGAGACCCCCGAGCGCTGCGTGCTCGACGGCGAGATCTTCCTGGCCATCGACGGCCGGCTGGACTTCGACGCGCTGTCGCAGCGGATCCACCCGGCGGCGTCGCGGGTCACGCTGCTCGCCGAGCAGACGCCCGCGTCGTTCGTCGCGTTCGACCTGCTGGCGCTCGGGGACGAGTCGTTCATGGAGGCGCCGTTCTCGGAGCGGCGAGCACGGCTCGAGGAGGGGCTCGCCCCGGCGTCAGCACCGGTCCACGTCACCCGCACCACGACGGACGCCGCGGTGGCGGAGGAGTGGTTCGGCATCTTCGAGGGTGCGGGGCTCGACGGGGTCGTCGCCAAGCCGCTCGCCAAGGCGTACGCGCCGAACGGTCGCCAGATGCTGAAGATCAAGCACGCCCGCACCGCCGACGTGGTCGTGGCCGGCTACCGGCTGCACAAGACCTCGACCGAGGAGCGGCCGCTGCTGGGCTCGCTGCTGCTCGGGCTGTACGCCGACGACGGGCTCCTGCAGCACGTCGGCGTGGCGGCGTCCTTCACCGAGGCACGCCGCGCGGAGCTGATCGAGGAGCTCGCGCCGCTCGTCGTCGACAGCGCCGACCACCCGTGGGGCGCGTGGCAGGACCCGGACGCGCAGGCGTCGTCACGACTGCCCGGCGGGCAGAGCCGCTGGTCGGGCACGAAGGACCTCTCCTTCGTCACGCTCAGACCCGATCGTGTCGCCGAGGTCGGCTACGAGCACATGGAGGGCGACCGCTTCCGGCACACGGCACAGTTCAAGCGCTGGCGCCCGGACCGCGACCCGAAGAGCTGCACGTACGAGCAGCTCGAGGAGGTCGCCAAGTACGACCTCGACGAGATCCTGACCTGA
- a CDS encoding GTP pyrophosphokinase has product MDTTPSRIDLGRLLDRPGDDFTHEDSEQLRQDFTRFMMRYKFGMEEIVTKLSILRDEFAHLHETNPIENISSRLKNPDSILEKMGRKDCEPTFESITEKITDIAGVRVTCSFVSDVYHVFEMLTSQSDVTVVEIRDYIAAPKPNGYRSLHALIEVPVFMSDGEVPVLVEVQMRTIAMDFWASLEHKIHYKYREDVPQSLLDGLKQAAETATDLDVTMERLHTEVKTSGQLPAELRLELQEATSDVVPDEEFVERLRHLDS; this is encoded by the coding sequence GTGGACACCACGCCCTCGCGGATCGACCTCGGCAGGCTGCTCGATCGTCCCGGCGATGACTTCACGCACGAGGACTCCGAGCAGCTGCGTCAGGACTTCACGCGCTTCATGATGCGCTACAAGTTCGGCATGGAGGAGATCGTCACCAAGCTGTCGATCCTGCGCGACGAGTTCGCCCACCTCCACGAGACCAACCCGATCGAGAACATCTCCTCACGGCTGAAGAACCCCGACAGCATCCTGGAGAAGATGGGCCGCAAGGACTGCGAGCCGACGTTCGAGTCGATCACCGAGAAGATCACCGACATCGCGGGCGTGCGCGTGACCTGCAGCTTCGTGTCCGACGTCTACCACGTGTTCGAGATGCTCACGAGCCAGTCGGACGTCACCGTCGTCGAGATCCGCGACTACATCGCCGCGCCGAAGCCCAACGGCTACCGCAGCCTGCACGCACTCATCGAGGTGCCGGTGTTCATGAGCGACGGCGAGGTGCCCGTGCTCGTCGAGGTGCAGATGCGCACCATCGCGATGGACTTCTGGGCCAGCCTCGAGCACAAGATTCATTACAAGTATCGCGAGGACGTCCCCCAGTCACTCCTCGACGGCCTGAAGCAGGCCGCGGAGACAGCGACCGACCTCGACGTCACGATGGAACGGCTCCACACCGAGGTCAAGACGTCCGGGCAGCTGCCCGCCGAGCTGCGCCTCGAGCTGCAGGAGGCGACGTCGGACGTCGTCCCGGACGAGGAGTTCGTCGAGCGCCTGCGCCACCTGGACTCCTGA
- the sufU gene encoding Fe-S cluster assembly sulfur transfer protein SufU produces MNVDSLYQEIILDHYKHPHGAGLREPFEAEVHHVNPTCGDEITLRVHLDGETVSDVSYAAQGCSISQASVSVLNDLIIGKSVDEGMSVLDSFTELMQGKGKVEPDEDVLEDGIAFAGVAQFPARVKCALLGWMAWKDAVSQALVTNVSSTTGDPA; encoded by the coding sequence GTGAACGTCGACTCGCTCTACCAGGAGATCATCCTGGACCACTACAAGCACCCCCACGGGGCTGGACTTCGCGAGCCCTTCGAGGCTGAGGTCCATCACGTCAACCCGACCTGCGGCGACGAGATCACGCTGCGGGTGCACCTCGACGGCGAGACCGTCTCCGACGTGTCGTACGCCGCGCAGGGCTGCTCGATCAGCCAGGCGTCGGTGTCGGTGCTGAACGACCTCATCATCGGCAAGTCCGTCGACGAGGGCATGTCCGTCCTCGACAGCTTCACCGAGCTCATGCAGGGCAAGGGCAAGGTCGAGCCGGACGAGGACGTCCTCGAGGACGGCATCGCATTCGCCGGCGTCGCCCAGTTCCCGGCCCGCGTCAAGTGCGCGCTGCTCGGCTGGATGGCCTGGAAGGACGCCGTCTCGCAGGCGCTCGTCACCAACGTTTCGTCAACCACGGGAGATCCCGCATGA
- a CDS encoding cysteine desulfurase, which produces MTVVEGTTAYDVARIRGDFPILGRRLSGDLPLVYLDSANTSQKPRQVIDAIADHYQHHNANVARAMHQLGAEASEAFELGRTKVADFIGAPSREEVVFTKNASEALNLVARVLGDAGRVGEGDEVVITEMEHHSNIVPWQQLTQRTGATLRWFGVTDEGRLDLDDIDGLITERTKVVSLTWVSNMLGTINPLDTIIAKAHSVGALVVVDASQAVPQIPVDVAALGADFVAFTGHKLVGPTGIGVLWGRYDLLAELPPFLGGGEMIETVTMAESTYAPPPARFEAGTPPIAQSVGLGAAVDYLSSIGMENIAAHEQAITAYALQAMQEIDGLTVIGPKEPVMRGGAISFTLDGVHPHDVSQLLDSRGVAVRAGHHCAKPAHLRFGVQSTTRASFYLYTTELEIDALVEALHHTKKYFGA; this is translated from the coding sequence GTGACCGTCGTCGAGGGCACGACCGCGTACGACGTCGCCAGGATCAGGGGTGACTTCCCGATCCTGGGCCGCCGCCTGTCCGGTGACCTCCCGCTGGTCTACCTCGACAGCGCCAACACGTCGCAGAAGCCGCGACAGGTCATCGACGCGATCGCGGACCACTACCAGCACCACAACGCCAACGTCGCCCGCGCGATGCACCAGCTCGGTGCCGAGGCGAGCGAGGCGTTCGAGCTGGGCCGGACGAAGGTCGCCGACTTCATCGGTGCACCCAGCCGCGAGGAGGTCGTCTTCACCAAGAACGCCTCCGAGGCGCTGAACCTCGTGGCACGGGTGCTGGGCGACGCGGGCCGGGTCGGGGAGGGCGACGAGGTCGTCATCACCGAGATGGAGCACCACTCCAACATCGTCCCGTGGCAGCAGCTGACCCAGCGCACCGGCGCGACCCTGCGCTGGTTCGGCGTCACCGACGAGGGACGCCTGGACCTCGACGACATCGACGGTCTGATCACCGAGCGCACCAAGGTCGTCTCGCTGACCTGGGTGTCGAACATGCTCGGCACGATCAACCCGCTCGACACGATCATCGCCAAGGCCCACTCGGTCGGCGCGCTCGTGGTCGTCGACGCCTCGCAGGCGGTCCCGCAGATCCCCGTCGACGTCGCCGCGCTCGGCGCGGACTTCGTCGCGTTCACCGGCCACAAGCTGGTCGGACCGACCGGCATCGGCGTCCTGTGGGGCCGCTACGACCTGCTCGCCGAGCTCCCGCCGTTCCTCGGTGGTGGCGAGATGATCGAGACGGTCACGATGGCCGAGTCGACGTACGCCCCGCCGCCTGCGCGGTTCGAGGCCGGCACGCCGCCGATCGCGCAGTCGGTCGGCCTCGGCGCAGCGGTGGACTACCTCAGCTCGATCGGCATGGAGAACATCGCCGCCCACGAGCAGGCCATCACGGCGTACGCGCTGCAGGCCATGCAGGAGATCGACGGCCTCACGGTCATCGGCCCCAAGGAGCCGGTGATGCGCGGGGGAGCGATCAGCTTCACCCTCGACGGCGTGCACCCGCACGACGTGTCGCAGCTGCTCGACTCGCGCGGCGTGGCCGTGCGGGCGGGGCACCACTGCGCCAAGCCCGCGCACCTGAGGTTCGGCGTGCAGTCGACGACGCGTGCGTCGTTCTACCTGTACACGACCGAGCTGGAAATTGATGCGCTCGTCGAGGCGTTGCACCACACGAAGAAGTACTTCGGAGCCTGA
- a CDS encoding helix-turn-helix transcriptional regulator gives MQPVEKVSVDDAPTRTRVTQAILENGPSTAADLAVRLHLTPAAVRRHLDQLVADGIVEARDQRIIGQRGRGRPAKVFAITDAGRSTFANTYDELAVEALRFLAATGGDEAVMAFARHRLSDLEDRYRPLLELADPAQRPQLLAEALSNDGFAASVGTTPAGSQMCQHHCPVAHVAEEFPQMCEAETEMFARLLGTHVQRLATIAHGDGVCTTHLPHPTDIPSSTPAERLPS, from the coding sequence ATGCAGCCCGTGGAGAAGGTGTCGGTCGACGACGCTCCCACGCGCACGCGTGTCACGCAGGCCATCCTCGAGAACGGCCCGTCCACGGCGGCCGACCTGGCGGTGCGCCTGCACCTCACCCCCGCAGCAGTGCGTCGTCACCTCGACCAGCTGGTCGCCGACGGGATCGTGGAGGCGCGTGACCAGCGCATCATCGGTCAGCGCGGCCGCGGCCGGCCGGCCAAGGTCTTCGCGATCACGGACGCGGGGCGCTCGACGTTCGCCAACACGTACGACGAGCTGGCAGTCGAGGCGTTGCGCTTCCTGGCCGCGACCGGGGGAGACGAGGCCGTCATGGCGTTCGCCCGCCACCGGTTGAGCGACCTCGAGGACCGCTACCGTCCGCTGCTCGAGCTGGCCGACCCGGCCCAGCGTCCCCAGCTGCTCGCTGAGGCCCTGAGCAACGACGGGTTCGCCGCGTCGGTCGGCACCACGCCGGCCGGCTCCCAGATGTGCCAGCACCACTGCCCGGTCGCCCACGTGGCCGAGGAGTTCCCGCAGATGTGCGAGGCCGAGACCGAGATGTTCGCGCGTCTCCTCGGCACCCACGTCCAGCGGCTCGCCACGATCGCCCACGGCGACGGCGTGTGCACGACCCACCTGCCACACCCCACAGACATCCCCAGCTCCACCCCAGCAGAGAGGTTGCCCTCATGA
- the sufC gene encoding Fe-S cluster assembly ATPase SufC produces MATLEIKDLHVSVDTEEGAKEILRGVDLTVKTGEVHAIMGPNGSGKSTLAYSIAGHPKYTITSGSVTLDGVDILSMTVDERARAGLFLAMQYPVEVPGVSVANFLRTAKTAIDGEAPKLRTWVKDVNEALERVTLDKEFAQRSVNEGFSGGEKKRHEIAQLELLNPKFAVLDETDSGLDIDALRVVSDGVNRYSSQGDRGVLLITHYTRILRYIKPDYVHVFVAGRVADQGGPELADELEANGYDKYVKAAAEAVASA; encoded by the coding sequence ATGGCAACACTCGAGATCAAGGACCTGCACGTCTCGGTCGACACCGAGGAGGGCGCCAAGGAGATCCTCCGGGGCGTCGACCTGACGGTCAAGACTGGCGAGGTCCACGCCATCATGGGCCCGAACGGCTCGGGCAAGTCGACCCTCGCGTACTCGATCGCCGGTCACCCCAAGTACACGATCACCAGCGGCAGCGTGACCCTCGACGGCGTCGACATCTTGTCGATGACGGTCGACGAGCGCGCCCGCGCCGGCCTGTTCCTCGCGATGCAGTACCCCGTCGAGGTCCCCGGCGTCTCGGTCGCCAACTTCCTGCGCACCGCCAAGACCGCGATCGACGGTGAGGCCCCGAAGCTCCGCACCTGGGTCAAGGACGTCAACGAGGCGCTCGAGCGGGTCACGCTCGACAAGGAGTTCGCCCAGCGCAGCGTCAACGAGGGATTCTCCGGTGGTGAGAAGAAGCGCCACGAGATCGCCCAGCTGGAGCTGCTCAACCCGAAGTTCGCCGTCCTGGACGAGACCGACTCGGGCCTGGACATCGACGCCCTGCGCGTCGTCTCCGACGGCGTCAACCGCTACAGCAGCCAGGGCGACCGTGGCGTGCTGCTGATCACGCACTACACGCGCATCCTGCGCTACATCAAGCCCGACTACGTGCACGTCTTCGTGGCCGGCCGGGTCGCCGACCAGGGCGGTCCGGAGCTCGCGGACGAGCTCGAGGCCAACGGCTACGACAAGTACGTCAAGGCCGCTGCTGAGGCTGTGGCGTCGGCGTGA
- a CDS encoding DNA polymerase domain-containing protein: protein MASDAVEIEAGGRSVRVSSPTRVIYEATDFSPEVTKVMVAEYYVAVADGLMRALQDRPVALERWPKGVREGMVMSTRADSNGDAFYQKRMMRGAPPYVESTQVLFPSGRPADEICMTEVAAAAWAAHMGAITFHPWPTRRTDNDRPDELRIDLDPFGSATFADAVRIAAVARDLFDELGIRAFAKTSGKRGVHVYARIAPSWTFTDVRHAAIAFARELERRTDGVTTAWWKEERGDNIFVDFNQNCRDRTIASAYSLRPAPGATVSMPVTWDELAALDGPRAFTLHTVPDKLAADGDAWAGIDDVHHSLDPLLELWAADPVEMPYPPEYPKMPGEPKRVQPSKAKKA, encoded by the coding sequence ATGGCGAGCGATGCGGTGGAGATCGAGGCAGGTGGGCGATCGGTCCGGGTCTCGAGCCCGACCCGGGTGATCTACGAGGCCACGGACTTCTCCCCCGAGGTCACCAAGGTCATGGTCGCCGAGTACTACGTCGCCGTCGCCGACGGCCTGATGCGTGCGCTGCAGGACCGCCCGGTCGCGCTCGAGCGGTGGCCGAAGGGCGTCCGCGAGGGGATGGTCATGTCCACCCGCGCGGACAGCAACGGGGACGCGTTCTACCAGAAGCGGATGATGCGCGGGGCTCCTCCGTACGTCGAGAGCACGCAGGTGCTGTTCCCGTCGGGCCGTCCCGCGGACGAGATCTGCATGACCGAGGTCGCCGCCGCCGCCTGGGCCGCCCACATGGGGGCCATCACGTTCCACCCGTGGCCCACCCGACGCACCGACAACGACCGACCCGACGAGCTGCGCATCGACCTCGACCCGTTCGGCTCGGCGACGTTCGCCGACGCGGTGCGGATCGCCGCCGTGGCCCGTGACCTGTTCGACGAGCTGGGCATCCGCGCGTTCGCCAAGACCAGCGGCAAGCGGGGCGTCCACGTCTACGCCCGCATCGCCCCGTCCTGGACGTTCACGGACGTCCGCCACGCGGCGATCGCGTTCGCCCGCGAGCTCGAGCGCCGCACCGACGGCGTGACGACGGCCTGGTGGAAGGAGGAACGCGGAGACAACATCTTCGTCGACTTCAACCAGAACTGCCGGGACCGCACGATCGCCTCGGCGTACAGCCTGCGTCCCGCGCCGGGTGCGACCGTCTCGATGCCGGTCACCTGGGACGAGCTCGCGGCCCTCGACGGACCCCGGGCGTTCACGCTGCACACCGTGCCGGACAAGCTCGCCGCCGACGGCGACGCGTGGGCCGGGATCGACGACGTCCACCACTCGCTGGATCCGCTCCTGGAGCTGTGGGCCGCCGACCCGGTCGAGATGCCTTATCCCCCGGAGTACCCGAAGATGCCGGGCGAGCCCAAGCGCGTGCAGCCGAGCAAGGCGAAGAAAGCCTGA
- the sufB gene encoding Fe-S cluster assembly protein SufB, with the protein MTTTSETTATSTGVPNAIEEANPGLKDVGRYEFGWADTDVAGANVQRGLSEDVVRNISALKSEPQWMLDLRLKGLKLFGRKPMPTWGSDLSGIDFDNIKYFVRSTEKQAATWDDLPEDIKNTYDRLGIPEAEKQRLVSGVAAQYESEVVYHSIREDLEAQGVLFLDTDTALKEHPEIFQEYFATVIPVGDNKFSALNSAVWSGGSFIYVPKGVHVDIPLQAYFRINTENMGQFERTLIIADEDSYVHYVEGCTAPIYSSDSLHSAVVEIIVKKGARVRYTTIQNWSNNVYNLVTKRAVCEEGATMEWVDGNIGSKVTMKYPAVYLMGEHARGETLSIAFAGEGQHQDAGAKMVHAAPNTSSSILSKSVARGGGRTSYRGLLQVLEGAEGSASTVKCDALLVDQISRSDTYPYVDVREDDVTLGHEATVSKLSDDQLFYFMSRGMEEDEAMAMIVRGFVEPIARELPMEYALELNRLIELQMEGAVG; encoded by the coding sequence ATGACGACCACGTCAGAGACCACTGCAACATCCACCGGCGTACCCAACGCGATCGAGGAGGCCAACCCCGGCCTCAAGGACGTCGGGCGCTACGAGTTCGGCTGGGCCGACACGGACGTGGCCGGTGCCAACGTCCAGCGCGGCCTCAGCGAGGACGTCGTCCGCAACATCTCGGCGCTCAAGAGCGAGCCCCAGTGGATGCTCGACCTCCGCCTCAAGGGCCTCAAGCTCTTCGGTCGCAAGCCCATGCCGACGTGGGGTTCCGACCTCAGCGGCATCGACTTCGACAACATCAAGTACTTCGTGCGGTCCACCGAGAAGCAGGCCGCGACGTGGGACGACCTGCCCGAGGACATCAAGAACACGTACGACCGCCTGGGCATCCCCGAGGCCGAGAAGCAGCGCCTCGTCTCGGGCGTCGCTGCCCAGTACGAGTCCGAGGTCGTCTACCACTCGATCCGTGAGGACCTCGAGGCCCAGGGCGTCCTGTTCCTCGACACCGACACGGCGCTCAAGGAGCACCCGGAGATCTTCCAGGAGTACTTCGCGACCGTCATCCCGGTCGGCGACAACAAGTTCTCCGCCCTCAACTCGGCCGTCTGGTCGGGCGGCTCGTTCATCTACGTGCCCAAGGGCGTCCACGTGGACATCCCGCTGCAGGCCTACTTCCGGATCAACACCGAGAACATGGGTCAGTTCGAGCGCACGCTGATCATCGCCGACGAGGACTCGTACGTGCACTACGTCGAGGGCTGCACCGCGCCGATCTACTCGAGCGACTCGCTGCACTCCGCGGTCGTCGAGATCATCGTCAAGAAGGGCGCCCGCGTCCGCTACACGACGATCCAGAACTGGTCGAACAACGTCTACAACCTCGTCACCAAGCGCGCGGTCTGCGAAGAGGGCGCGACGATGGAGTGGGTCGACGGCAACATCGGCTCCAAGGTCACCATGAAGTACCCGGCCGTCTACCTCATGGGCGAGCACGCCCGTGGCGAGACGCTGTCCATCGCCTTCGCCGGCGAGGGCCAGCACCAGGACGCCGGCGCCAAGATGGTGCACGCCGCCCCCAACACGTCCAGCTCGATCCTCAGCAAGTCCGTGGCGCGTGGCGGTGGACGCACGTCCTACCGTGGCCTGCTGCAGGTGCTCGAGGGTGCCGAGGGCTCGGCCAGCACGGTCAAGTGCGACGCCCTGCTCGTCGACCAGATCAGCCGCTCGGACACGTACCCGTACGTCGACGTCCGCGAGGACGACGTGACGCTCGGCCACGAGGCCACGGTCTCCAAGCTCAGCGACGACCAGCTCTTCTACTTCATGTCACGCGGCATGGAGGAGGACGAGGCGATGGCGATGATCGTCCGCGGATTCGTCGAGCCGATCGCTCGCGAGCTGCCCATGGAGTACGCGCTCGAGCTGAACCGTCTCATTGAACTCCAGATGGAAGGGGCAGTCGGTTGA
- the sufD gene encoding Fe-S cluster assembly protein SufD, which yields MSIAEALELAPVESHLHPEGSFDLADHPVPTGREEIWRFTPLKRLRGLHQDTPLDGEDFTLQVDAAPGVTAVSVPAADSARGVSGYVPVDRVSARAWDAASTVFEVTIPAEAEIEQATTLVLHGGGVEKAAAGHLLVRAGRFSKAIVIVDYDGSATWAENIEVVLEDGAELTFVTVQDWNDDSVHVVTQHARIGRDAKLKHVAVSLGGDVVRASTSADYIGSGGSVEMLGVYFADQGQHIEHRLFVDHTAPRTQSNVLYKGALQGDEAHTVWIGNVLIRKEAEGILTYESNDNLVLTDGAKADSVPNLEIETGEIEGAGHASTTGRFDDQHLFYLQSRGIPAEEARRLVVHGFFNDIIRRIGVPELQERLTASIEDELAEHVGRLDA from the coding sequence TTGAGCATCGCCGAAGCCCTGGAGCTTGCTCCAGTTGAGTCACATCTTCACCCGGAGGGGTCCTTCGACCTCGCCGACCACCCCGTCCCGACCGGCCGTGAGGAGATCTGGCGGTTCACCCCGCTCAAGCGTCTGCGCGGCCTCCACCAGGACACGCCGCTGGACGGCGAGGACTTCACGCTCCAGGTCGACGCCGCACCCGGCGTGACCGCGGTGTCCGTCCCGGCCGCCGACTCCGCGCGTGGCGTGTCCGGCTACGTGCCGGTCGACCGTGTGTCGGCCCGCGCCTGGGACGCCGCGTCCACGGTCTTCGAGGTCACGATCCCGGCCGAGGCAGAGATCGAGCAGGCCACGACGCTGGTCCTGCACGGCGGCGGTGTCGAGAAGGCGGCCGCCGGCCACCTGCTCGTCCGCGCCGGCCGGTTCAGCAAGGCCATCGTCATCGTCGACTACGACGGCTCGGCCACCTGGGCCGAGAACATCGAGGTCGTCCTCGAGGACGGCGCCGAGCTCACCTTCGTCACGGTCCAGGACTGGAACGACGACAGCGTCCACGTCGTCACCCAGCACGCCCGGATCGGTCGCGACGCCAAGCTCAAGCACGTCGCGGTCTCGCTCGGCGGCGACGTCGTGCGGGCCAGCACCTCGGCCGACTACATCGGCAGCGGCGGCAGCGTGGAGATGCTCGGCGTCTACTTCGCCGACCAGGGCCAGCACATCGAGCACCGGCTCTTCGTCGACCACACCGCTCCGCGCACGCAGAGCAACGTCCTCTACAAGGGCGCGCTGCAGGGCGACGAGGCCCACACGGTCTGGATCGGCAACGTCCTGATCCGCAAGGAGGCCGAGGGCATCCTGACGTACGAGAGCAACGACAACCTCGTGCTGACCGACGGCGCCAAGGCCGACTCGGTGCCCAACCTGGAGATCGAGACCGGCGAGATCGAGGGCGCGGGACACGCGTCCACGACCGGCCGCTTCGACGACCAGCACCTGTTCTACCTGCAGAGCCGCGGCATCCCCGCCGAGGAGGCCCGCCGCCTCGTCGTCCACGGCTTCTTCAACGACATCATCCGCCGCATCGGCGTGCCCGAGCTGCAGGAGCGGCTCACCGCGTCGATCGAGGACGAGCTCGCCGAGCACGTCGGACGGCTCGACGCATGA